TCGACACTCAAGTTTAACACCCTGCACTTTAGTCAGCTGAATGAACCTACAGCAGACAAAAATATTACCGAGAAACCGATTGAGACTGCGATCGCAACGAAAGCCGTCGACAAAGAGGATTTTTTCATCGATTCTGTTGCAAATTCTTACCTAAAACAACAAAACACACAGTCGCTTGCGATAGGTATTATTAAAAATGGGCAGTCGAAAACCTATTTTTACGGCGAGACCGCAAAAGGTAACCAAACATTACCGACAAAAACCTCGCCCTATGAAATTGGTTCACTCAGCAAAGTCTTTACAGCTATCCTATTATCAAATCTTGTTGAGGAAGGAACAATTACCTTGGATCAACCTATATCATTATTCCTTCCAGATACACTAAAAAAGAATGAGGACCTGGCGAAGATAACTTTTCAGATGTTAGCCAACCATACCTCGGGATTCCCACGACTTCCAGACAATTTTGATAAAGTAAAAGGATACAACCAAAATGATCCCTACAAAGGATACGATAAAAAAGCACTCTATAGTTATTTATCCAGTTTCAAAAGCAAAAAAAAACCCGGAGAAGAATACGAGTACAGCAATTTGGGTTATGCAATATTAGGCGATATCATCTGTAGTATCTATAAAAAGCCATATGACCAGATTGTTCGTGAAATCATCTGCAAACCGCTCGACATGAATAATACCTTTCAGGTATTAGATCCTAAAAGAAAAGATACCTTTAAAGTATACAATAAAGAAGGACAAGAAGTAACCTCTTGGTCTTTCGACACTTTTAGCGCTGCAGGTGGATTAAAATCAACTGTGGAAGATCTGCTTAAATTTGTAAATGCACAGTTTAAGATGCCACAGAGCCCGCTAGAAAATGCGATGGCCAACACGAAATTATTTACTTTCTTTCTCCCTCCTGATACGGACTTGGGATTGGCATGGCACATGAACTTACTTGATGATCTTACTTTTTATTGGCACAATGGCGGTACAGCAGGAAGCAGCTCCTACCTCGCCTTGTCTCCAGATAAAAAAAGTGCCGTCGTCATCTTGTCCAATACTGCAATCTCTGTCGACGATAAGGGAAAAAGCATTTTAGACAATCTGCTTCATACAGAATAAGATCTTCCTGCCTTTTGCATCAACTGCGATGAAAATTCACTGCAGGCTGTTTCAGGCAAATAGACTAAGTGTAGTCAGCTCATTGATACCTTAAAAAACGAATACGAATCAAGAAAAAAGACATTTAAAAAAAACAAAATATTATTATCAGAGCTATATCGAAACAACGATATAGCTTTTTTTGTTGTCATAAAAAGGGTTATTTTTTTGTTGTTACACAAACTGTTAACCATTAACTTTGATTAACAGCCCAAATAAACTGGGCACTTATAATTTTATTTTACAACAGGCTCCACGATAGCATTACATTTACATGAAGATATTTATCACAAAACGAATCCCTCAAAAAGGTATCGATCTATTAACGACAACTGGACATGAGGTAGCAATACATGATTCCGCTACCCCGCTTTCCCCTACCGAACTTATCCGGGCAGGACAACAGGTCGATTATGTACTAAATGGTGGTATGCAAAAGTTTGACGAAGAATTTTTCCAAAACTGTCCCAATCTTAAAGCGTTATCCCTTATGAGTGTCGGTTACGATAACGTTGACATCCTTGCAGCAACGAAATATGGGATCCCTGTGAGCAATACACCAGGTGTGCTTTCTGGCGCTACAGCTGATGTTGCTTTCCTATTGATGCTGGCCGTTTCCAGGAAAGCTTTCTTCAATCACAAACAGATTTTGCAAGGCCAATGGAAAGGTTTCGACCCCACAGCACATCTGGGTATCGAACTCAATAATAAAACATTGGGTATCTATGGGCTTGGACGGATCGGTCTTGAATTTGCCCGTAAAGCAAGGGCTGCTTATAATATGGAAATCATTTATTATAACCGTGGGCGGAACTTGGAAGCTGAACGGATCTTGGGGGCGAGATATGTCAACTTTGATGATCTGTTAACCCAAAGTGACGTGCTTTCCATTCACGCTGCACTCACAGCGGAGACATCCAATAGATTTAATCGGGATACATTTAAGCGCATGAAAAACTCCGCGATTCTGGTCAATACGGCACGTGGCGGATTAGTGCAGGAAGAAGACCTCGCCAATGCTTTACGCACAGGTGAATTATGGGGAGCGGGACTCGATGTCACAAACCCTGAACCCATGGCAGCAGACAACCCACTACTGAATCTTGAAAACGTATGTATTCTACCGCATATCGGATCTGCAACTGTGGAAACCAGAGACAATATGGCCCTAATGGCGGCAAGCAATTTATTGGCAGCGATCAAAGGTGAAAAGATGCCACAAACTATAAATCCAGAAGTATATTCATGAAACGACATTTCTTTCAGTTCCTGAATAAGCTCAATAAAGCAATCCTTCCCAAATATGGGAAGCAGGATCCCTTGAAACTAAAAAAGTACCAACAGGCCATATTAGCCTACCGGTACTTTATTCTTATTCGTGCCCTGGCAGATGATTAAATATCTGTTTTGACTTGTTTTCCCTGATCGTTCCCATTAGAAATAATGCTGATCTGTGTTGGATTCGGAGCTACACTCATATCATTTCGTTCCAGTTCAAGCATAATTTTTTCCTGCATTGAATTCCTTGCCGGCCAATAATGCTCGCGCTTTGTCCATGCTCTTACGGTCAACACAATAGCGCTCGTTCCCAGTTCTTTCACAAATACTGTCGGTTCGGGTGTAGTCAAAACGGTCTCATTCGAGCGAAGCACCCGAAGGATAATATCCTTTGCGTCCTTTATGTTCTTATCGTACGATATGCTTACAGTATATTCAAACATCCGTTGAACGATTTTTGTATAATTCTTGATCACCGAATTAGCTAATGGACCATTCGGACTAAAGATTCGCACGCCATCGTCACCAATCAATGTTGAATATAAAATATCAATCCGCTCGACAGTTCCGGCTGTACCATTCGCACTTGAGATGTAGTCTCCTACTTCGAAAGGTCTAAACATCAGGATCAACACCCCACCGGCAAAGTTGCTTAGGCTTCCCTGAAGTGCCATACCGACAGCCAAACCAAAGGCAGACAATGCCGCTATAAAGGAGGTCGTCTGTATGCCAATCTGACTGGCAACGGTCAACATCAACATCACCCACATCACAATCCTTACGATACTGGAGATAAATGCACGTATTGAAGGATCAACATTTCTCTTCTCAAAACGCTTGTGCAATAATCGGTTGACCAGATCGATAACATATTTGCCAATAATCAATAAAATAATACCACCTATAATACCTGGTATTGAATCAATGACGATATCGGTCAATCGTCCAAATCTAGTCCCTAGACTATTTAAATTACTTTCCATGTTTATTAAATATATTTCCATGCTTTTTGAAACAAGGATTGTTCCAACATCCAAACTTACCTTTCAAAATATTAAAATCGTTGAAAAATACCACAAAAGACCAAATTAACACCACTATAAAAAGAATATTTGAGCTAACTTTGTAGTATGAATAGAAAAAACACCATTCCTATTATAGATAGTTGCAGTCTCGATCTCAACAATAAAACAACTATCCATATTGATGACTTAAGTGAATACGTCATCAAACATGCGAATATGGTGTTTCCTCACAAGCACAATTTTTTTCATTTTGTATTATTTACGAAAGGTTCAGGTGATCACATCATCGATTTCAATCATTATAAAATTAAACCCTTTCAAATCTACTTCATGGCTCCGGGTCAAGTGCATACCTGGAATTTTGTCGGCGATGAAGGAGGCTATGTCGTCAATTTTTCGGTCGACTATTTCCAATCGTTTTTATTACGTACAGATTATCTGGAGCGTTTCAGTTTCCTACAGGGCAAAATTGAGCATTTAATTTTTGAACTGGAAGGACCTTGTCGTGCTCAGGCAACGAATATTCTGGATGAAATCTTATCGGCGAAGTCTAGCGGCCTATCCGAAGATTATATCCGTACACTGCTACTCCAATTTCTATTATATGTCTCCATTTGTTCAGAAAAGGAACAAAAAGACGGAAGCAACCCCTATAATCATAAAATATTCAATAGCTTTCAGCAATTGGTTGAACAACAGTTTAAATCTACCAAATTACCGAGTGTATATGCGGATCAACTATTTATCACCCCAAATCACCTGAATGCGATCTGTAAATCCTATATCGGTCAGTCCGCTGGAGAGATCATCCGCAACCGGATTGTCCTGGAAGCAAAGCGACTGTTAATTAATCGAAATTTAAATATCACTGAAATTGCAAATGAATTGCAGTTTAAGGACAACTCTTATTTCACCAAATTTTTTAAAAAATCCACTGATCTCACACCCGAGGAGTTCAGAAAACAACTATAACTATGGAAGAAGTTAAATACGAACTATCGGAATTCAAAGCCGCATGGCAAGCAAAATGTCCAAGATGTAGAGTCGGTCATGTCTACAAAGGCCCTGCCTATGGCCTAAAGGTACAAAAGATGAACAGTCATTGTGAATACTGTGGTCTCCGTTATGAGCGTGAGCCGGGTTATTTCTATGGTGCGATGTATGTCACCTATGCATTTGCTATCGCAGAGATGGTGACGGCCTGTATGGCAACTTACATCCTTACCGGCAATGATTCGTCCTTCATTCTTTATGCGACTGTTGCTATATTAAGTGTTGTATTAATGTCTCCTTTCAATTACCGATATTCACGTGTCATTTTGATGTATTGGCTGACGCCGGGATTGCGCTATGATCCCAATGTCAAAAAGAAGGAAGTTGATGTGAAAGCTTCTGCATAAACATCATTATCCTTATCTTTATGCTGATGAAGGATATCCTATATTTGGACAACAATGCAACCACCCGAATTTTGGATGAAGTATGGCAGGAGATGATCCCATATTTCATCCAAAATTATGCAAATGCGTCCAGTGTTTATCACCAGATGGGTAGAGCCGCAAATGCAGCGATTCAACAGAGCAGAGCGCAAGTCGCCGAGGCTTTACATTGTACGCCAAAGGAAATTTTTTTCAATTCCGGAGCTACCGAAAGCATCAATACCGTACTGCAGGGTGTATTTGATAAATACCGGTCTCAAGGAAATCATATCATTACAGCCACTACAGAGCATAAAGCAGTATTAAGCTGCTGTGAACAACTGAGCAAACAAGGGGCTCAAATCACCTATCTTCCCGTTGACAGTCAGGGGCACATAGTCTTGGATGATCTTAAAAATGCCATTACCGCCAAAACCATATTAATCTGTCTGATGGCTGCGAATAATGAGACTGGTGTACTGACTGAGATCGAACAGGTGGCCTCCATCTGCAATAAAGAAGATATTCTATTTTTTTGCGACGCCACACAAGCAATCGGAAAAGTTGCGATCGACCTCCAGCAGCTTCCTATTGATCTTTTATGTCTGAGTGCACATAAAATTCATGGCCCAAAAGGAATTGGTGCACTTTATATCCGACGCAAATCAAAGCCCATTCAGCTTACTTCATTAATTTTAGGTGGTGGTCAGGAGAATGGTTTTCGGGGGGGCACCTACAATGTTCCGGCCATCGTCGGCTTTGGAAAGGCGATCTCTATGCTAAACCCACAAGCCTATACAATCGTTCGGGCATATCGGGATCTATTGGAAGCCGAACTGGCTGATATTCCTGAAATTATTATACATGGGCAAAATACCCTCCGCCTACCGACGACAAGCTATATCAGTTTCAAGCATGTACTCGCAAGCGAGATTATGACCGCCTGTCCTACTTTGGCCCTATCCTCCGGCTCCGCCTGTGTTACCGGATCAAGGGAACCCTCACATGTACTGCTCGCCATGGGTATATCCAAAGAAGATGCACTTTCTGCAATCAGATTTAGTCTAAGTATATTGACCACAGATGAAGAAATCCTACAATGCGCACAATTAATCAAAGAGGCTGTACAAAAAATAAGAGATCAATCGCCCATATGGCAACTTTATAAGGCTGGATTGATCAGTTAATTTATGACATTCTAAAAACTTAAGAGCAGACGAAATATAGCGATATTGTATGTATCTTTGTTGTAGACAAAGATACAACTATGATTACAGTTACTGATAAAGCAAAAACTCGTATCGAGGCAATCATGAAGGATGAGCAATATGACGACAATTACTTTGTGCGTGTTGCTGTAGAAAGTGGTGGTTGCTCAGGCTTAAGCTATAAACTGAATTTCGATAATGAGGAAAAAAAGGGAGACCAGTTTTTCGAAGATAAAGGAGTTAAAATCTGTTTGGATATCAAATCATTCCTCTATTTAGCGGGAACGGAACTTGATTACTCCGATGGGTTGGACGGAAAAGGATTTGAATTCCATAATCCAAATGCAAGCCGTACATGTGCCTGTGGCGAGAGTTTCTCGGTATAAGCGGATCCCATTCCATAAAATAAAAAAAGCCCTGAAATAATTTTCAGGGCTTTTTTTATTAGGTCGGCTGAGTTTAGTTGCACCGACAAATTAATAGTTTAACAATTACATATTGACCTATTCGCTTTTTCTTGTAATATTTATATTTTTTCAACATTTTAATAGATAAATATCAAAAATCACAACAAAACATATTAGCAAATGATATTTTCATATTTTTGTATCAAATAACTGAATAAGAAAAATGATGCGATGTACAACGATCCGTACATGGCTTTTCAATTGACTCATATGGAGGGAAGAAAACTTTTAAATACCGAAGTTGCTATCAGCTTCGTTAAAGATACATTTGTCCAAGAATTAAAAAACAAGTTAAATCTGATTCCAATTTCATCACCACTGGTGGTCTTGGACGGCACAGGATTAAACGATGATCTGAATGGCATCGAGCGCCCTGTTTCCTTTCCGATCAAATCTTTAAATGAAAAGCGTGCAGTCGTGGTTCATTCATTGGCGAAATGGAAAAGAGTACGCTTAAAAGAGCTTGAAATGTTACCAGGTGAAGGTATTGTCACAGACATGAAAGCCCTTCGTCCGGACGAAGATTACACGCCTATACATTCCATTTATGTGGATCAATGGGACTGGGAAAA
The window above is part of the Sphingobacterium sp. ML3W genome. Proteins encoded here:
- a CDS encoding serine hydrolase domain-containing protein, whose translation is MKHFFTAILLGITSYSFAQTNQAEQVNKGVYNRLEFFINSQMTDSAYSLASDSYKQQYSLPKFTQMLRQIYPLGRIKSSDITSFEKGTATYRLDFDSQTYEVLFATDSTLKFNTLHFSQLNEPTADKNITEKPIETAIATKAVDKEDFFIDSVANSYLKQQNTQSLAIGIIKNGQSKTYFYGETAKGNQTLPTKTSPYEIGSLSKVFTAILLSNLVEEGTITLDQPISLFLPDTLKKNEDLAKITFQMLANHTSGFPRLPDNFDKVKGYNQNDPYKGYDKKALYSYLSSFKSKKKPGEEYEYSNLGYAILGDIICSIYKKPYDQIVREIICKPLDMNNTFQVLDPKRKDTFKVYNKEGQEVTSWSFDTFSAAGGLKSTVEDLLKFVNAQFKMPQSPLENAMANTKLFTFFLPPDTDLGLAWHMNLLDDLTFYWHNGGTAGSSSYLALSPDKKSAVVILSNTAISVDDKGKSILDNLLHTE
- a CDS encoding D-glycerate dehydrogenase; its protein translation is MKIFITKRIPQKGIDLLTTTGHEVAIHDSATPLSPTELIRAGQQVDYVLNGGMQKFDEEFFQNCPNLKALSLMSVGYDNVDILAATKYGIPVSNTPGVLSGATADVAFLLMLAVSRKAFFNHKQILQGQWKGFDPTAHLGIELNNKTLGIYGLGRIGLEFARKARAAYNMEIIYYNRGRNLEAERILGARYVNFDDLLTQSDVLSIHAALTAETSNRFNRDTFKRMKNSAILVNTARGGLVQEEDLANALRTGELWGAGLDVTNPEPMAADNPLLNLENVCILPHIGSATVETRDNMALMAASNLLAAIKGEKMPQTINPEVYS
- a CDS encoding mechanosensitive ion channel family protein, whose product is MESNLNSLGTRFGRLTDIVIDSIPGIIGGIILLIIGKYVIDLVNRLLHKRFEKRNVDPSIRAFISSIVRIVMWVMLMLTVASQIGIQTTSFIAALSAFGLAVGMALQGSLSNFAGGVLILMFRPFEVGDYISSANGTAGTVERIDILYSTLIGDDGVRIFSPNGPLANSVIKNYTKIVQRMFEYTVSISYDKNIKDAKDIILRVLRSNETVLTTPEPTVFVKELGTSAIVLTVRAWTKREHYWPARNSMQEKIMLELERNDMSVAPNPTQISIISNGNDQGKQVKTDI
- a CDS encoding helix-turn-helix transcriptional regulator, with amino-acid sequence MNRKNTIPIIDSCSLDLNNKTTIHIDDLSEYVIKHANMVFPHKHNFFHFVLFTKGSGDHIIDFNHYKIKPFQIYFMAPGQVHTWNFVGDEGGYVVNFSVDYFQSFLLRTDYLERFSFLQGKIEHLIFELEGPCRAQATNILDEILSAKSSGLSEDYIRTLLLQFLLYVSICSEKEQKDGSNPYNHKIFNSFQQLVEQQFKSTKLPSVYADQLFITPNHLNAICKSYIGQSAGEIIRNRIVLEAKRLLINRNLNITEIANELQFKDNSYFTKFFKKSTDLTPEEFRKQL
- a CDS encoding DUF983 domain-containing protein, whose product is MEEVKYELSEFKAAWQAKCPRCRVGHVYKGPAYGLKVQKMNSHCEYCGLRYEREPGYFYGAMYVTYAFAIAEMVTACMATYILTGNDSSFILYATVAILSVVLMSPFNYRYSRVILMYWLTPGLRYDPNVKKKEVDVKASA
- a CDS encoding cysteine desulfurase family protein, yielding MKDILYLDNNATTRILDEVWQEMIPYFIQNYANASSVYHQMGRAANAAIQQSRAQVAEALHCTPKEIFFNSGATESINTVLQGVFDKYRSQGNHIITATTEHKAVLSCCEQLSKQGAQITYLPVDSQGHIVLDDLKNAITAKTILICLMAANNETGVLTEIEQVASICNKEDILFFCDATQAIGKVAIDLQQLPIDLLCLSAHKIHGPKGIGALYIRRKSKPIQLTSLILGGGQENGFRGGTYNVPAIVGFGKAISMLNPQAYTIVRAYRDLLEAELADIPEIIIHGQNTLRLPTTSYISFKHVLASEIMTACPTLALSSGSACVTGSREPSHVLLAMGISKEDALSAIRFSLSILTTDEEILQCAQLIKEAVQKIRDQSPIWQLYKAGLIS
- a CDS encoding iron-sulfur cluster assembly accessory protein, which gives rise to MITVTDKAKTRIEAIMKDEQYDDNYFVRVAVESGGCSGLSYKLNFDNEEKKGDQFFEDKGVKICLDIKSFLYLAGTELDYSDGLDGKGFEFHNPNASRTCACGESFSV